The genomic window AATGCTCTAATatgtaatttttaaaagcacCTAACCCATGGTCTTGTGAAAACTGAAGTTGGGATTCTTCCAGGTTTTCGGTCCTGATAGTGGAGTGGGATGTGTTGTGTTCCTAGAGTTTACCATTGTTTACTGTCTGGATCCAGGAAAGTGATgctctgggttttgttgtttgtttcctttgaaTGGCTTCACACTTGCTAAGAAGCACAATGAGTCATTTATTTTTGATTAGTTGATTGATGACACTGCATGTGTGCACCATTGTCAGAGAAGATGAGATTTCGCGGGCCAACCATTCCCATTTGTAAATGCTATCTAATACCTGGGGTTTGGAAGGGCATGAAAGGAGTGAATGTTATAACTGCCCACTGACTGAGCATGgaaacaagattttttttctttaaaaacccccacaatgcttcaaaacaaaacaaaacaaaagtgatTTTGACTCTGCCTTTATTTCAGTAAAAGGAGCAAGGCTGTCAAACAGTCTAATTCTGGTATACTTGCATCAGGCCTAGTGCAATTTCCATATACTTTAGGCATCTGCATTTGAACAATAAAGTACTGCAGGTCAGGTATCATTTTGCAGCAGGATGCAGCGTTTCTTCTGGTTGTGTTTTAGGATATTTGCAGGGGCAGTATTTGGAACCCAAAAATGAGTTGGTTTGCATTGTGAGTACAACAGGCAAAAACAGCTTTCtgagagggcagcacagggcattTAGTGGtaggctctgccagctgcaaatCCAGTGCAAAAAACCCAGTGAGCATGGGCTGTTGAAACAAGCTCTGCTTCCACTTGCTGTGAAATCCTCCACGGTGCACTGTggctaaacaaacaaatactTTGTTATCTTagacagaaaaatgaaaacctACCCAGCCATtggtttcttcctcctcttcgtGATCAGCTATGGCTCATCTGAAAACTCCAGTACCTCTCGAGGGTGTGGACTGGATCTTCTCCCTCAGTACGTTTACCTGTGCGACCTGGATGCCATCTGGGGGATAGTCGTCGAGGCGGTTGCGGGGGCAGGTGTGCTGACCACGTTACTGCTGATGCTGATTCTGCTGGTGAGGCTGCCCTTCATCAAGGACAAGGAGAAGAAGAGCCCCCTGGGAAtgcactttctctttctgtttgggaCTCTGGGACTGTTTGGGCTGACGTTTGCTTTCATCATACAGGAAGATGAAACGGTGTGCTCCACCCGAAGATTTCTGTGGGGAGTTatctttgctttgtgtttctcGTGTTTGCTAGCTCAAGCCTGGAGACTTCGTAGACTAGTTCGACATGGGAAGAGTCCATCTGGCTGGCATCTAGCTGGTGTGGCGATCTGCCTGATGCTCGTTCAGGTCATTATTGCAACTGAGTGGTTAATACTGACAATTGTCAGAGATAACAAGTTGGCCTGCAGCTACGAACCGATGGATTTTGCTATGGCTTTGATTTATGTTATGTTCCTGATGGTAGTTACCATGGGATTTTCTCTTTTCACTCTCTGTGGAAAGTTtaagaaatggaagaaaaatggagTATGCCTCATtataacactttttttttccattctgatTTGGGTAGCCTGGATGACTATGTACCTCTTTGGTAATGCTGAGCTAAAGAGAAGAGACAAATGGAGTGATCCCACTCTTGCTATTGCACTGGTGTCCAGTGGTTGGGTGTTTGTTATTTTTCATGCCATCCCAGAGGTCCACTGTACCATCCTTCCATCACAGCAGGAAAACACTCCCAATTATTTTGACACTGCACAGCCAAGGATGCGTGAAACTGCTTTTGAGGAAGATATACAGCTTCCTCGGAGCTACATGGAGAATAAAGCCTTTTCAATGGATGAACATAATGCAGGTAAGAATTTACTGTAGAGGACTACATTTTTCTGTAATAGCCAAGAAAATAACCTGTATGAGACATTTTTCAGGTGTTCAAAACAAGGGTCATTACTAATAGCATATTTTGCACGCTACGCATTGCTCCCCTTTACAGTTTTCATTCACATATTGCCTAGTGGGAGGGgaaagtggggggggaaaaagcaataCAGAGGAGATGTGTTTGGTTTAAAAAGATTTTGGTTTTTCATTGAAAAACTGAGCAGTTTGAAATGCAAAGCCAACACTGAAAGCCAAAAAAATGCACTGGGGAAAATCTAGTCTCGATTTGAAAGTAGTGTAAATGACTTTTCTTTTGTCATTACAGTTAACAACTTTTAATATGAAATGTTTTTCAAGAactcaagaaggaaaaaaatcagaaatgttTAGCTTCCTGAACAACAAAACAATTATCAGCTATATTTCCATTACAGTGGGATTTGGTGCCACTTCATGACACtgtggctgaaaaaaaaatgccaagTGGCATATAGAGAAGTTGAAAGGCAAGCTTTGTTCTGAAGGCTTCAACCTTTGAACAGAGTATGCACAGACTGAGTTTTCAGGTGATGACTCTTTCCTTGTCAGGGCTGTTTGGTGACACAGAGCAACGTGTGGTGACACATCATTAAAATCTGCAATGGAAATTGTTTTGAGTGATTACTGAAAGGGCCATCAACAGCTGCTTGCTTAAAAgatccagagcagtgtggcatGCTTAGCCCATATCAGAAAACACACAGGGATGCCTGGGTGGCCAGCGGTGGGAAGCAGGAGCCTGCTGGTGCTCTTCAGTgcaggttgtagcctggtgctGCCTCACAGTTGGCTAAAGGATTTCATTACTGGTCACGCTGCTTTTTATTCACTTTGAGAACAAGGCTTTGGTATCCCAGCCAATAGTTGCCACATTGCTTTGgcaacccccaaaaaaaggcTTGGGGCACTTTGTCCGGACACTTCACCTTTCCATTCATCTTTATGTATCTTTGATTTCCTTTGGGTTTGATGTTTCCTCTGGATCTAGAGCAGACAGGGAGGAAAATAGCCCTCTTGTTTGGCACTGTGTCAGGTCAGGAAGGCATTTTTTCCATGAAGCGTTTTAGCAGGAACTTTAAAGGTCTCCTTTTAGTATAGAAGCTTTGAAGAGAAAGCAGTTCAGTTCTGTAAGTATATACCAAAGGCAGTGgtaaaacaacacaaaaatcacATGCTATAGGAATGGTTATTACTGAtgttccagagcagcagaggcagcttcaCCATGGACTGTTAAAGCAGTcatagcagatttttttttttttactgtcctCCATCCCCCATGAAATTAATTTCATAGTAAGAAAACTGCAGTGTTTTCAGTGGAGCTGTTTCTGACTAAGGCAGACCCAAGAACAAAACTGTACCTTTCCCTCTGTAGTATTTTCATTCATACATGCCTTTTAAAAAAGACCTGGAAGCTCCTTTTTGATTGAATCAGTGATTAAATGTTTTAATGAAATGGATAGACATGTGATAGCTGTAAAATCATTATAGTGTCTGTTATAGTGCAATTTATGTTCTGGTTTAATCCAGCTGAATCTTACATAGTACAATACAAAACAGATTTCCTTATCTGATGCCCTGATTAATATTTATTGTAATAAATGCACACTATTCCTGTGGCATGTGGGAGAAGGATACATGGCACTCTCAATAAATCAAAATAGACAGATTTTCCCTTTGCATTGGTTCTGCAAGTACAGACAATAGGGTTTGGAGACAAAACTTATTAGCATGGTAGGCTTCAAGTAAACACAGGTAATATTCAAGTCACATACTGTGGCTGCTCAAGTGTTAATTTAAGTCAGATCACTGTAGTGATGGCTGTCAGTGGCTAAGCACCTGCAGTCTGTTAGCAATTGGCTCTCTGCAGGTGTGCAGAgaatgttctcttttttttcccttttcatttaaTTAACCCCAATTTGAGAATTGATCAGTAAGAGTTTAGAAGGTAAAGGCAGGGGACTTTCTTCAATAATGCTAATGAATGATGCAGTGCTGATGAATGTAAGCTGTAGCAGTTGTAAAATGTTGGAGGACATGCTAAGCAGAAAGCGCCTCTTAGTTCCCTGACTATAATATTTGGTTTAGTAAGCAGTTAgctttaaataaacaaacatgCTTGGATAAATGAGTTTTCCATTCATTCTTGTTATTTCCATTAATATTTGCATTATGTAACTTTGTAATTTTactcttttggttttttgggtttaaagattggttggacttgatgatctttgaggtctcttccaaccttggtgattctgtgattgttaaGCAGCAGTTCTCACACCTGCACCTTCTGAAAGTGTTAGTGAAGTATTTAGAGACccaagaaaaaggcaaatggaATGAGTTCTCAGTGCCCTCTGGAAGTGCAACACGGACTACTAGTGCTTCTTCTGTAAGGCAAAGAGAATTTGTCTTGTACATGAAAAATCTGTATGTGAAATGTAGAATGCTACAGCTGTCAAGATTCAcgagcctcagcagctctggtaCTCACTGAATTTCCTGTAATAACTTTTAATACTCCAAGTCAGGCTTGGAGCCAGTGCCTAAACCCAAAGGTAATGAAACTTTGACACAACATTGGCTCAAATCTTCCTGgcactattttatttttacctgTAGATACTCTTCCTAAGTAGATGCATTTAATAGTAATGGGAAAAGTACAAGGAAAAATGGTAAAACTGgtatgagaggaaaaaaaaacctcaaaatgAGTATTTGGTCTcttgattagaatagaatagaattaaccaggttggaaaagacctttgagatcatcaagtccaacctatcatccaacactatctaatcaattaaaccatggcaccaagcaccccatccagtctcttcctaaacacctccagtgatgatgactccaccacctccctgggcagcacattcccatggcaaataactctttctgtgaagaacttcttcctaacatccagcctaacccttccctggcacagcttgtgactgtgtcctcttgttctggtgctggttgcctgggagaagagaccagcccccacctggctacaacctcccttcaggtagctgtagactgcaataaggtctcccctgagcctcctcttccccaggctaagcaaccccagttccctcagcctctcctcatagggctgtgctccaaacccctccccagctttgttgcccttctctggacaccttccagcaactcaacatctttcctaaagtgcggggcccagaactgggcacagggctcaaggtgtggtctaaccagtgctgagtacaggggcagaaggacttccctgcttctgctggccacacttattcctgatccaggccaggatgccattggccttcttgagcATGTTAAAAGAATTTAGACTTAGTGCAAAAATGGAAGGTAAATTTAGCAATACGAAACTGAATTTCTTGGCTCTTTAAGAGAACTTTGACACAACCACACAAATCTTGTGTAAATATTTTGACAGTAGGACGCATTAGATTGTGTACTGACTATTATTATGTGTACAAACAAATGTGTACTGACTATTACTGTGTGTACTAACAAATGCCAGTGCAGTGCCTTTGTGTTTAACCCACAGTAAGAAGCCAAACTGTAAAGAAAGAATACTGCTGACCCCGAGATGgttaaatacaaaataaaaaatgacATCATTCTAGTTGATGCATTTTCATCTGTTGTTCTCCCACTGTTCTGCAGAAATCTCTAGCTGTAAAATACAGCGAAAGTCAACAGCTGAGCATTTGCAGGGGTGGATTTCTAAATTTCTGTGCTAAATCAATACTGTTCATCTCTGTGCACAGCTCTCAAAGAGAGAGATAGAGGACAGGATATAGCAGTGGGATCCATTTAAGTGTTGTTCCACACAGTGCAACTGTATTACATTCTGGCCTCATTAAAGTCTGTGCTGAAAGTCTTGTAACCTTCAGCTCATTCACGATTTCAGCCAGAGAGTGCAGAATTGTAATTTCTAGAGAAGTTCTTGACCCAAGTGCCTGAACTAGGGATGTTTCTATTTACCAGCTCACAGATGAATATTGCCTGTTATAACCAGGCAAGTTGCATGGATAAATGGGCTCTGTTCCCTGGCCACATCTGAATTCAGTGAAGCTGTTATTTACTCCCAAATTAAAAGAGGAATTTGTTTGTGCTGGTCCCTGGACTAGTTTAGAGAGAACAAAGCATATCCCTAACTGTGCATAGCCCTCCTTCAGGATATACATCTTGAATGCAAACTTGTGCTAAAATGAATGGAGAGGGTGATGTATTTCTGGTCTAACCAGTCAGAAGGACAGTCAGTATCTTTGGTCATTTGCCATGGTTAAGCTATTTGAAAGCAATATTTACTTTGTATTTCTGGCTTCTCAGAGTCAATATAATCTGAAACATCTGGAAAATGCTTATATGCTGGTCACGCTGAAGTAATGCTCAGGGGAGGCGTGAGCATGCTTACTGGCTCGAGCAGTGGTTTGGATCCATGTCCTCTGAAGCTGATAGAAAGCAAAATACAGGATCCTTTCACTTAACCCCACAGTacccaacccagcactgcaagcacTTTGAGCCTCTGAGGTGTTGTGCATGATGTGTTTTGTAGTGACTGAAGATGTTTAGCTCCTATTTAGATGAGACTAACCAAATTCCAAATATTTGCTTCTAATATCTAtactccttcccccccccagcaaacaGCTAGTTCTATGTAAAAATAAGTCTTCTGAGAACCATCCCCAGCTATGTACGAGAAACTGCTGCTCAAAAGAAATGCGAGAGCCCCTGTGGCAGCACGAAAGttaaaaccaggttggaaaagacctttgagatcatcaagtccaacctatcacctaacaccatctaatcaactaaaccatggcactaagtgcctcatccagtctctttttaaacacttccagtgatggtgactccaccacctccctgggcagcacattccaatggacaatctctctttctgtgaagaacttcttcctaacatccagcctaagtctcccctggtgcagcttgagactgtgtcttcttgttctggtgctggttgcctgggagaagagaccaacccccacctggctacaacctcccttcaagtagttgtagacagcaataaggtcttccctgagcctcctcttctccaggctacacaaccccagctccctcagcctctcctcatagggctgtgctccaggcccctccccagctttgttgcccttctctggacacgttcactCAGTGGCAAAGTTGGCAGTAAGTAAAGTGGAAGGGAGATGATGGTGTGCTTCCCCAGGTGACAGGCAGCCCTAGCCATGTTCCTAAGaatgctctctctctcttttctcaaCGCAGCGCTAAGGACGGCAGGATTTCGGAATGGCAATTTGGGAAGCAGACCCAGCGCTCCTTTTAGAAGCAATGTTTATCAGCCAACTGAGATGGCAGTTGTGCTAAATGGTGGGACTGTAAGTATCAAAAAGTGATGATTTAAGAAAGCTTTGATATGCACTGATATATACAACCACTACTAATTGGAGGAAAACCCACACCACAAACCCCTGCCTTTAGCTTATTCACAGCAGGGGGGAAAGCTATAAATGAGAATTCAGGCAGTAAGTATGCATGCAAGGCTTCAGGTCCCTCTAGAAAAGCTGTAATTACAAAGTAGTTTGCAATTCTTTTCTTGGCCATTCACGTTTTGCAGTATAGCTTGAGTGAACCAAGTTCTTCAGTGAGACTATGTATTCAATAGACCTTTCAAATTCAATTTGTATTAAGGTATTGAACATAACTGCTAAGTGACtcaatttctatttttttcccccctgagatGATTTGAGCCACGAATGTTTACAGTCCACTACACTGCATAAGAATCATTGATGCAGATAGTGGGGGTCTCTCACTTTTATCTTCCATGTTACTGCTAAAGGTCTGTAATTCTTTGTAAGCAAGTTACAGATGTGTACACCTCTGGGGAAAGGATTCATGAAATGGGACTACAGAATGTTGACTCTTCCTTCTTAGACAACACTTTGGCGTGCCATTCTGTGGCAGAACCTCTCTTTTCTGCAGCCTGGGTTGTTGGCGTAGTGATCTGATGCCAAACAGACTTTTTCTCAGTGTTTTTCACGCTGTGTAATTTGTGCTTGAAGACATTTCATACAGCAGGTACATGGCTGAAAAAGAAGattgttttttttcatccccATATTTCTCATGCATAACTACACGCTGCTTAAAAATCTCCCCATGAGCCAGTTTATACTCATGTGAGTTGGGCTTCCTTTATTTTGAACCATGAGCTGATTCCATAACTCAACCTCTACTTTTAAAACCAAATAATGTGAACTGATTGCaggtctctttctctttttaagtAAGTGAAATTTTGGTTGATTTTCATGAAACAAGAGGGACTAGGTACAAGGATTCTCCAGTGTGAGTAAGAGAGTGGGAGACATCTGCttcaataaaaacaaaaggcCAGTGCTTTGCTGTCAGTAATGAAGAGCATCCTTCTGGTATTTGGATTCATCCATGCCTATGCTTTCTGATACCAGAATATGCAGCTCAGGGGAAAGGCAGTTTGAGGATGAGAAGCTAGAGAATTTGTTTGGGGGTCGTTtgtctgttttcctttgttttgagGTGGATACAAAGCTTAATGGAGAACGTCAGATGGTAAAATGAGAGATGAATTGTGTATATATAGTCGTGGTAAAGGGACTGTGTGGGTGGAAGATGAGTTGCATTGTATGACtttgctctggacctgctgtcTGGCAAGCTGTGATGTACATGTCAGCATGCTAACACTGCTTTTTGAACAGACTAGACCTCTCAGTTACGGGTTTGTTATCCTTGTTTCCAGATACCAACTGCTCCGCCAAGTTACACTGGACGACACCTCTGGTGAAAAGCTGTAGGCTGTAGAGAATAAGAGTCCTTGTTGCAGATGTTGTTCCCTGGCAGTGTGTCTTTGAGGGAGGAATCCATAACAGTACCAGAACAAAGCAGCGAAACATCCAGGAGCTTTTGAAATCCCCCAGAGGATTTTGTCTAAATGTGAACACCATTGAACTGATAATTGTGAAAACAGAATTGTAAAACTGAAGCTGAATCTAACTTAAGACAGAAGCAGGCACACCTTAAATTGGAAGAGGAGGATATTGTATTCTGAAATGGAAGATATTCTCTTGTCTGTAACTAGCATGTGAGGCAAGCCTGGTTTTGCTGGTTGCCAGTTGCTTGCAAAATACCCTCCTCTCACCTAAACTTAATGTTGCCACAAGAGATTGCCACTCCAGTGTGAAAACATGCAGGATTTCTTTCCATTGTGctccttttcccttcatttCAAACATCATGAGAGGTACCTTGTTTGCTTCATTTCCTAGCTGCACTGTAGAGTCACGTAGCATCACGTGTAGCCAAGCATCCTCACTCTGTGGCAACTAAACAACCATTACACTGTAGGCTGATACTCTTTAAAGAGCTGGTGTAGGAAGTGCAGTTCTGGAGGGATGAAAGGTCTGTGCGCCTTTCGTGTGAGTTATGGAGTTTCttgaggcagagaagcagcacaggtccagcacagaggcagcactCCTCAGCTGCCTAGGATCGATTCCAGCCTCTCCCCCGGGAGCAAGCCAAGAGCCACGTGCTCTCACAGCTCAAACAGATGAAGCCATGGAGTCAAGCTTTGGAGGGATACACTCTTGAAAAGACTTAGCTGGGGAGAGAACCTGACTTGAGTGTGCCAGGAATTTGTTGTGGTTGTGGTTTAAAGGTAGTGCCCGAGCCAGAGGGTTCTGTTGGGCTAATCTTGtcaagctggagaggggtggCAGCTGAGAAGTGCTGACCACCTTTCAGGAGAAACTCAGCAGGAGATGGGGTCAAGACCTCCCTTACTAATCCTTTTTTCATATGAGTAGTCCCCTTGACTGCAGTCGTTTGTGCATTTAAATGTGGTTGTGCATTTTAGTGCCTAGCTAGTAGAATCTCCATGCTGGAGgtgatttgttgttgttttttggggttttaagGTGGTTTCTTCCCtacttctcccttttttttttttgagttgaTGTAAGGCAGACTTTCTCAGAgctttttatctttgttttctccAAGTTATTTAAAAGGTTCCCATTGCCCATTGTTTGTGCCATAGTTTTTCATCATGTTTAAGCAATCATTCCTTTATTTAACATTTAATACATATCGGACATTGAAACCATCATTTGTGTCCTCACTGTTTGGCCAATGTTAACCTTAGTTTCTCCTCGATACTAAAAGCTAATTGTTTTTACTTGAGGGCATAGAAAACATAATAACAATTAAACTTTGCATATGctgtaataataatttaaaaatatatattttcaaacttaaaaaaaaacaaacaccttaACATACAAATAACTGAGTAGCTTagtagcttcacagacagaagttACTTGCTGCATACTGCAAAAGAAAGACAAGCTTATTATTTTTCAAGAGTCTTCCTGATTCTTCATGTACCTCCATTTCTACTGAATTAGGAACCTAGTCCTGCAGACTTGTACTCTCATGAGCAGTCCCATCAACACTCCTGAGTACAGAGGCTGCAAGACCAGTCCCTAAGTGTTGCACATAGATAGagatgtgtatatatatatatatgggggAAAAAGTATATATTGCCATTCCTGCCATGATCATCTTACAGGGTTTTATTTGCAGGCCTTCCTTTTCCAGAAGCACTGTTTTTCTGTCATGCATGAGTAATGGAGCATGTTAGCTCCcccctgctcttccttcctTGAGGCAAAGGAAGCATGTGCTTGTTTTAGGGAttgcttgttttattttgtaacTAACTAGATGGCCTTAGTAACCAGGTAAGGTAGGGGTGGGTATTGCATGCTAGCCAGTGACTTAGAAATAAATTCTGCTTGTTTTAAGCAAAGCTGTGATCAAAGAAGATAATAGTTAAGATCATGCTAGTGTCCCAGAAGATTCATCACttgaaacaataaaaaacaacctCTTGCCATCAGTAGCCTGCagaattttgcttttaaaaactaCAGGGGAAAAACCAACCCCCTCATGGAGTTACTGTAAAATCACCTAAGATGACCATGGCATAAATGGTAGGacagctttctttttaaaagtttaTCATGCTACAACCAAGATGGATGAATTGTAATACATGTTTTACAGACCTTGGACAAAATCTGTACAAGATAGAGCTACCTTAAGAAACAATTTTCTTTCTACTTTTCCTAGATGTGATCGAATTGAGAAATAGAGTTCccaatcctgctgctgctgaagttgtTTGTCATTTGAAGCCTTATGCAATGATATGGCCAGATCCTACAAACTGCTACTCACATGACTGGTCTCATTGGGTCAGTCATGTGGCCTATTCACAAACTTTGAAAACTAGCAGGATTGGGTTTAATTTGTGGTGGTGAAGGTGTGGCAATAGATTAGGAGGGTCTTTATTTTCCCGACTTTATACAATTAGTAATAAGCAATTTTTTATTtacctttattattatttttttgtaagGCACTAGTTTGTGATGTAAAATGCCCCAAATCAAACTGTAATTGCAGAAAGGCACCTTTATgttaacttatttttttttttttgtttcagtaaACAAATTGTTTACTTTTGCCTTTTATGAAAGTTACTTAGAATGTAGAGCATCTGTGAACAACATCAGTAAGCAAGCACAAGCCTTTTGGAGTTCAGTTAATCAGAATTAGCTTTTATCCTATAAAAGCTACTATGTTGTCCCTTGATGGTTATGTGCTCATGGTGTTTCCATGCAGAAAAATTAAATTGTAaagcatggggggggggggggggaggggaaagcccCAAACTATTAGAGAACAAGATATATAATAACTGGCTTCTGATCAATGGCTGGAGAAAAGTTCAAAGCCATGCTTTACAGACCCCACTTTCAGATGAGCTGAGGGTGTTTGGCACTTGCCAGAAAATATGTAGCATCTTCAGAAGAACACTCTCAATACACAGAGCTGTTCCTCTAAGCAAGGTACATGAAATACCACAGAACCAGATGATTCTGTTCTTAGTCTAAACACGGGCATCTCAGTCAGCTTTGAGCTTAATGCCTTGGGTCTAACCAAAGGCTGTGCAAAAGGGAGCATTGTAGCTTTTATAATGAAACAACTGGACTAGTCTGCCAACTGACAGGATTACAAAGCAGGTGCTTTTTATTAATTGATGAGAGCTAAATCTCATTTTTGATAGATGATCTATATTTATTAAATGTATTAATGTGTGTTTTATAACGTGCCCTTTTTTCTGCTGCCTGTTGCATACTGGTATCTTACTGAGTACATCTTCGAAGGGTTTTCAAGACAATCAATGTGTACCATGAGGACTGTACAGGAGTATACAGAACTACAAAGGTTGTAAAGCATGggcaaatgttttattttcaaaatgcTGTTCTTAACGAGAATAAAGGCTTTACTATTTACTTACAATGTTTGTGTTAACTTGCTGTTAAAGTCCACCTAAAATTCCTTCCAGTACAGTAAACAAGTGGTGCTCCAGACAGCAGTGCCCTGTGGGGTGATACTGTGGGGGCAATTCTGCAATATAAGCTAAGCTAAACTAAAGGAAACCAGCAACTTGAGGCTAGGGCCACATTCCTCCACCTTTGAACACAATCCTACTCTTACTCTCAGCTCTGGCATCTATCAAATCCACAGTGAGCCAggcaaggagctgagcagccaagcTCTTATTACTACAagtgatttttacttttttccttccttccagttGCCTCAGCAGTTTCCTTTACTGGGTCAAGTACTAGTGTGTGTGGAAAGGAGGGGGCAGGATTACACAGCTGGGTTTGAAGAGTGCAGTTTGGGAAGTTTTGTCTTTAAAGGGTTTGATTTTTCTTGATCTGGTACAACAAAAAGCATCACCAAcagtgagaagaaaaaaaagacaaagtctGTGTAAGTGATGGAAGACATCCATGTTGAACCACAAGAAGAGCTAGAAGATGTCTGTGTTTCATTACCCTTTCATTCAAAACAATTAGACCTTTGTTTGACTTGTAGGGAATTAGTAGTAGAACTGCAAATACTTTCTCTAATTGTGAAGTTATAAAGCCTAAATAGTCCTATGCACATTAAGACTGAGTTTAAAAGGTGAGGAGGGTTCCCAGGCAGGAGGGCCCAAGCTGATTTTGTGTTCTGCTTGCACCTTATGGAGGTGAGTACACCTCCACAACACTGGAAATGCTATCACTGTGATCTTAATTTTACACTTTCTCAGCACATGTGCTAAGTGGTAACAAAAGGGTCCTTGACTTTTAGCCCTtgcagaaatgcagagcagccctgccttcagctggacttgcagaggcacagcatttctgaaaatCAGTCTGTTGGGAACAGGGCTTTGTGTAAACTGTCACAGGTCTGCAACAGTCAGTGAAGCTTCTCCAGCTTATAATAAGTGAAGATTTTTTGCCTTGGTTTTAACACTTGCCTACATGTGAGTGTTACTCCCTTTATTTCATCCAGAGTTTTGTTCCTGTCAGAGAAAGCTTGCAAGTGAGCATTCAAGAATACAAGATAAACACAGCCTCAGAATTTTTGGCTAAATGTGCACAATTCCATCTGTTTTAACAGAATTGTGCTCATTTAAACTGGAAAGTAATTTTCTTTTGGCAGGCCAGGTCCTTATGTAATCTCCCTTTTGCTTTACAACACTTCCCATGTAAAACTGTAATGCTAGAGTGGATAAATCAGTACCACAAAGTTTGGTCCATGAGCT from Dryobates pubescens isolate bDryPub1 chromosome 4, bDryPub1.pri, whole genome shotgun sequence includes these protein-coding regions:
- the GPRC5B gene encoding G-protein coupled receptor family C group 5 member B, giving the protein MKTYPAIGFFLLFVISYGSSENSSTSRGCGLDLLPQYVYLCDLDAIWGIVVEAVAGAGVLTTLLLMLILLVRLPFIKDKEKKSPLGMHFLFLFGTLGLFGLTFAFIIQEDETVCSTRRFLWGVIFALCFSCLLAQAWRLRRLVRHGKSPSGWHLAGVAICLMLVQVIIATEWLILTIVRDNKLACSYEPMDFAMALIYVMFLMVVTMGFSLFTLCGKFKKWKKNGVCLIITLFFSILIWVAWMTMYLFGNAELKRRDKWSDPTLAIALVSSGWVFVIFHAIPEVHCTILPSQQENTPNYFDTAQPRMRETAFEEDIQLPRSYMENKAFSMDEHNAALRTAGFRNGNLGSRPSAPFRSNVYQPTEMAVVLNGGTIPTAPPSYTGRHLW